From a region of the Methanolinea sp. genome:
- a CDS encoding U32 family peptidase, with translation MIDRIPELLAPAGSPDALKAAVNAGADAVYLGGKQFGARKSAPNFTDKELSEGIEYAHLRGARVYVTVNTLVHDRELPALARYLALLYGMGADGILLQDAGAAQLARSVVPDLPRHASTQCTITDREGVIQARKSGFARVVLARELSMEEIDSIFEIPDAERPGIEIFAHGALCYAYSGQCLLSSVIGGRSGNRGMCAQPCRKPYRLVGGAADRVGRIRCKEHIPLPDAYLLSTRDLCIYPRLQEILGRPFAALKIEGRMRSPEYVAIVVSRYRKALDYLASGLVPGNEEIEDLEIAFSRGFTPGYLFGSRGSSLMGRCRPGNRGLFLGTVAASTPGELRILPAARTVPGPGDGLVGRNPCTGEEQGFILHGAVEHTDREVVIRQQTGISMGMDLFLTRSARLEYEAEGILKAPGPAGRFPLPIYITLVVEPGFPLLISGLIHVPGGTTLVVRHEGDFVPEPARGRPTSGDDIVRQIKKTGNSPFRVEEISLVYPGSLFIPIGKLNAFRREFIDLARQEVLASFHPASAMADEAESRARDLAEHLTHSCSSPIFTLPQVAVICDDHESCMAALSSGSDRVFFEPAGECTSPGTSVLPVLQEAEDPGIIVWKWPQVPPGDYIKAACCILPSLSANGLGRVMVESPGAAAAIRRAIPGMTVTGGPGLNIFNHLSIRAYSDLVSGITLSPELSSRDIAELMQRKKHSCPGVETAILVQGNLEVMVTADNLLNHASSGGQIAHCRFAIEDETGRAFPVHVDTCGRTHIANASELCLIDYLPDLASLGIDTVIIDARARGPVYSGGMTAVYREAVENIDWLSGRSGASTPIPGLKKRIREMARGGITAGHFIRGLSDGEGKGINSRHPYSLL, from the coding sequence ATGATCGACCGGATCCCGGAACTTCTGGCGCCAGCAGGCTCGCCTGACGCTCTCAAAGCTGCGGTCAACGCCGGGGCGGATGCCGTCTACCTCGGAGGGAAACAATTTGGGGCACGTAAGTCTGCGCCCAACTTCACCGACAAAGAGCTGTCCGAAGGAATTGAATATGCCCACCTGCGAGGGGCACGGGTCTACGTTACGGTTAATACCCTTGTTCATGATCGCGAGCTGCCCGCACTGGCGCGGTATCTTGCCCTGCTATACGGGATGGGAGCCGATGGCATCCTCCTCCAGGATGCCGGGGCAGCACAGTTGGCACGGAGCGTGGTTCCCGATCTCCCCCGTCACGCATCCACTCAGTGCACGATAACCGATAGGGAAGGGGTGATCCAGGCCCGAAAATCGGGGTTTGCGAGAGTGGTTCTTGCCAGGGAACTCAGCATGGAGGAGATCGATTCGATCTTTGAAATTCCCGATGCGGAACGTCCCGGGATCGAAATATTTGCTCACGGAGCGCTCTGTTATGCCTACTCGGGACAGTGCCTCCTCTCTTCGGTCATTGGTGGACGAAGCGGAAACCGGGGCATGTGCGCACAGCCATGCCGGAAGCCGTACAGGCTGGTGGGGGGAGCAGCGGACCGCGTCGGTCGGATCAGATGCAAAGAGCACATACCTCTTCCCGATGCGTATCTCCTCTCCACCCGTGATCTCTGCATATACCCGCGACTTCAGGAAATACTGGGACGGCCGTTTGCAGCATTGAAAATCGAAGGCCGGATGCGGTCCCCGGAATACGTGGCCATCGTTGTATCCCGCTACAGGAAGGCGCTTGATTACCTCGCTTCGGGATTGGTTCCTGGTAATGAGGAGATCGAAGACCTGGAGATCGCCTTCTCCCGGGGTTTTACTCCCGGGTACCTGTTTGGCAGTCGTGGTTCTTCTCTGATGGGACGATGCCGGCCGGGCAACAGGGGGCTTTTTCTCGGGACCGTGGCCGCCAGCACACCCGGTGAACTGCGTATCCTCCCTGCAGCCCGGACCGTGCCCGGACCTGGAGATGGGCTTGTTGGGAGGAATCCTTGTACCGGTGAGGAGCAGGGGTTCATCCTCCATGGCGCTGTTGAACATACGGACCGGGAGGTCGTGATTCGGCAGCAGACCGGGATCAGCATGGGCATGGATCTATTCCTGACCAGGAGTGCGCGCCTTGAGTACGAAGCAGAGGGAATCCTGAAGGCCCCAGGGCCTGCGGGAAGGTTCCCGCTTCCCATCTATATTACACTCGTTGTGGAACCGGGCTTTCCCCTGCTCATTTCAGGATTGATCCATGTTCCAGGTGGAACTACCCTGGTTGTCCGTCACGAAGGCGACTTTGTTCCGGAACCGGCCCGGGGCCGGCCAACTTCAGGCGATGATATAGTGCGCCAGATCAAAAAGACAGGGAATAGTCCATTCAGGGTGGAAGAAATCTCCCTCGTCTATCCCGGGTCCCTTTTTATCCCGATCGGCAAATTGAACGCCTTCCGGCGGGAATTCATAGACCTCGCCCGCCAGGAGGTGCTCGCCTCCTTCCATCCCGCCTCCGCCATGGCAGATGAAGCGGAATCCCGGGCGAGGGATCTGGCAGAACATCTCACACATTCATGTTCCAGTCCGATCTTCACCCTCCCCCAGGTCGCTGTCATCTGCGACGACCATGAGAGTTGCATGGCCGCGCTCTCTTCCGGCAGTGACCGGGTTTTCTTTGAACCCGCCGGTGAATGCACATCACCGGGAACCTCAGTCCTTCCGGTTCTTCAGGAGGCGGAGGATCCCGGGATAATCGTCTGGAAATGGCCGCAGGTCCCGCCGGGCGACTACATCAAGGCCGCATGTTGTATCCTCCCCTCCCTCTCCGCGAACGGACTGGGCAGGGTGATGGTGGAGAGTCCAGGAGCAGCGGCCGCGATACGCCGGGCCATCCCGGGCATGACGGTCACGGGCGGGCCGGGCCTGAATATCTTCAACCACCTCTCAATTCGGGCATATTCCGACCTTGTATCGGGAATTACACTCTCTCCTGAGCTCTCTTCCCGCGATATTGCAGAACTCATGCAACGCAAGAAGCATTCCTGTCCGGGGGTGGAGACCGCAATCCTCGTCCAGGGAAACCTCGAAGTCATGGTGACTGCCGACAATCTCCTCAACCACGCTTCGAGCGGGGGGCAGATCGCACACTGCCGGTTCGCCATCGAAGATGAAACAGGACGTGCCTTTCCAGTTCATGTGGATACCTGCGGGAGGACGCATATTGCAAATGCGAGCGAACTCTGCCTTATCGACTACCTCCCGGACCTTGCCTCCCTTGGGATTGACACAGTCATCATCGATGCCCGGGCCCGCGGACCGGTTTACTCCGGTGGGATGACAGCCGTGTACCGGGAAGCCGTGGAGAATATCGATTGGCTCTCCGGGCGTTCCGGTGCTTCCACCCCCATCCCTGGCCTCAAGAAGCGTATCAGGGAGATGGCGAGGGGCGGGATAACCGCAGGACATTTCATCCGCGGCCTTTCTGATGGTGAGGGGAAAGGTATCAATTCCCGGCATCCATACTCTCTTTTGTGA
- a CDS encoding type I 3-dehydroquinate dehydratase: MQLVASVSDPADIARAVADGADMIELRLDLIPRNLPGSALRTIRGCTLPIILTVRTREEGGAFSGNTGEWQALIEPWLSLAAVVDIEQRFSATASDYQNLGKEIIASFHTDRMPSEHELRGIEVRLRGYGIPKIVVTPRSPEDVLSLCTFTLAADHPVITSTMGSRFRFARIILPLFGSSHLFCAAGRPTAEGQFTVREARAILDTLTR; encoded by the coding sequence ATGCAACTTGTTGCGTCGGTTTCTGATCCGGCGGATATCGCTCGCGCTGTTGCAGATGGCGCCGACATGATCGAGCTCAGGCTCGACCTCATTCCCAGGAACCTTCCAGGATCTGCCTTAAGGACCATCCGTGGGTGCACGCTCCCGATCATCCTGACCGTCAGGACCAGGGAAGAAGGGGGTGCGTTCTCCGGCAACACCGGGGAATGGCAGGCCCTGATCGAGCCCTGGCTTTCCCTTGCGGCCGTGGTCGATATCGAACAGCGGTTCAGTGCCACGGCATCGGACTACCAGAATCTCGGCAAGGAGATCATCGCTTCGTTCCATACCGACCGGATGCCATCTGAACATGAGCTCCGGGGCATCGAGGTCCGTCTCCGTGGGTATGGGATTCCGAAAATTGTTGTCACGCCCCGTTCACCCGAAGACGTTCTCTCGCTGTGTACCTTCACCCTGGCCGCAGATCATCCGGTTATTACCAGCACTATGGGTTCGCGGTTCCGGTTTGCAAGGATCATTCTCCCGCTGTTCGGGTCGTCGCACCTCTTTTGTGCTGCAGGCAGGCCCACCGCCGAAGGACAGTTTACTGTCCGGGAGGCGCGTGCGATCCTCGATACACTCACCCGCTGA
- the aroC gene encoding chorismate synthase — protein MNTFGRSFRCTTFGESHGPALGVVIDGCPPGLPLSEADIQPALDRRRPGRGQLMSSRAETDQVEILSGTFEGRTTGTPLAMIIWNREARPSDYDTLRDLYRPGHADFTYLAKYGTRDHRGGGRSSGRETVARVAAGAVAMRVLAETGINITASIDEINGMADPGAQEEEIRRAVAEGDSVGGIVTVIARGCPPGLGDPVFGKLDALIAGAMMGIGAVKGIEIGDGFAAARMRGSEHNDQMDSTGFLSNHSGGILGGISTGADIVVRIGIKPTPSIRKPQKTITVNGEETVIRIEGRHDPCIVPRVLPVAEAMLSLVLADALLEQRKYRVFQR, from the coding sequence ATGAATACCTTTGGACGATCGTTCCGGTGTACCACCTTTGGTGAGAGCCATGGTCCTGCACTGGGGGTCGTCATCGACGGATGCCCCCCCGGACTGCCGCTCTCCGAGGCGGATATCCAGCCGGCGCTCGACCGCCGCAGGCCGGGTCGCGGCCAGCTTATGTCCTCCCGGGCCGAAACCGACCAGGTCGAGATCCTCTCGGGAACCTTCGAGGGAAGGACCACCGGGACGCCACTGGCGATGATCATCTGGAACCGCGAGGCGCGCCCCTCCGATTACGACACGCTCCGGGACCTGTACCGCCCCGGGCACGCCGACTTCACCTACCTGGCAAAATACGGCACCCGGGACCACCGGGGAGGTGGCCGGTCTTCTGGGCGGGAAACGGTGGCCCGTGTTGCAGCAGGTGCGGTGGCCATGAGGGTCCTCGCGGAAACGGGTATCAACATCACTGCGTCCATCGATGAGATCAACGGGATGGCGGATCCCGGGGCGCAGGAAGAGGAGATACGCAGGGCAGTGGCCGAAGGCGATTCCGTTGGCGGGATCGTCACGGTCATCGCCCGGGGCTGCCCCCCTGGGCTCGGAGACCCGGTCTTCGGCAAGCTCGATGCCCTGATTGCCGGGGCAATGATGGGGATCGGGGCGGTCAAGGGAATCGAGATCGGGGATGGGTTTGCCGCGGCCCGTATGAGAGGAAGCGAGCACAACGACCAGATGGATAGCACAGGGTTCCTCTCTAACCACTCCGGAGGTATCCTCGGTGGTATCAGCACGGGGGCCGATATCGTTGTCCGGATTGGCATAAAGCCGACCCCCTCTATCCGGAAGCCCCAGAAGACGATTACCGTGAACGGGGAAGAAACGGTTATACGGATCGAAGGCCGGCACGATCCCTGCATCGTTCCCCGAGTGCTCCCTGTTGCAGAGGCAATGCTTTCCCTTGTGCTTGCAGATGCCCTGTTAGAACAGCGGAAGTACAGGGTATTCCAGCGGTGA
- a CDS encoding bifunctional shikimate kinase/shikimate dehydrogenase (AroE, AroK; catalyzes the conversion of shikimate to 3-dehydroshikimate and catalyzes the formation of shikimate 3-phosphate from shikimate in aromatic amino acid biosynthesis) yields MRIVLCGFRGTGKTECGRLLSQLTGLPFFDTDAMIEERVGKPIYEIFAEDGEETFREHERQVIASLPDSGCIVGSGGGAVIDSRNVAALRRGSTMILLEAEPAVIEQRIRNTTRPALTTLPFRDEIRVLLKERRPFYTSAADFCIDTTARSPNEVCLSIMRIVTEGTVLPGAGERAVRFLDRSGIPHDEVRAFEEAVNGDPKTRLYAIAGNPAFQSRSPALYAQLFSHYHLNCHYTRLQAPDILPILRICHDLDFRGLSVTIPFKTSIMGHLSEISPDAREIGAVNTVVWCGGKGYGSNTDWIGIRDAIGDAGSKAVVLGAGGAAAAAVYALRSLSLDITVLNRTVSAARDLAGRFGCESGPLEMFDRVSPDIVINATPVGMDPDTRSLLQQGQLKPSMTIFDLVYTPPDTPLIRMARSARCRVIPGTELFVRQAAAQFRHFTGISAPLELVRSMIQ; encoded by the coding sequence ATGAGGATTGTGTTGTGCGGGTTCCGGGGGACGGGGAAGACCGAATGCGGCAGGTTGTTGTCCCAGTTAACCGGCCTGCCGTTTTTCGATACCGATGCGATGATCGAGGAGCGCGTGGGAAAGCCCATCTACGAAATCTTCGCAGAGGATGGGGAGGAGACCTTCCGGGAACACGAACGGCAGGTGATTGCCAGCCTCCCGGATTCAGGCTGCATTGTCGGGAGTGGCGGGGGAGCGGTGATCGACTCCCGGAATGTGGCTGCTCTCAGGAGGGGAAGCACGATGATCCTCCTCGAAGCAGAACCGGCCGTCATCGAACAGCGCATCCGGAACACCACACGGCCAGCACTCACCACGCTCCCCTTCCGCGACGAGATTCGTGTCCTGCTCAAAGAACGCAGGCCATTCTACACCAGTGCCGCTGATTTCTGTATCGACACCACCGCACGGAGCCCAAACGAAGTATGCCTTTCCATCATGCGAATTGTTACCGAGGGAACGGTCTTGCCGGGCGCAGGGGAACGGGCAGTCCGGTTCCTGGATCGATCGGGAATCCCGCACGACGAAGTCCGGGCGTTCGAGGAGGCTGTGAACGGAGATCCAAAGACGAGGCTGTATGCCATAGCCGGAAATCCTGCATTCCAGAGCCGGAGCCCTGCACTCTACGCGCAGCTCTTCTCGCATTATCACCTGAACTGCCACTATACCCGGCTCCAGGCGCCGGATATACTCCCCATACTCCGTATATGCCATGACCTTGATTTCCGGGGTCTGTCGGTGACCATACCGTTCAAGACCAGCATCATGGGGCACCTCTCGGAAATTTCGCCCGATGCCAGGGAGATCGGGGCGGTCAACACCGTGGTGTGGTGTGGTGGAAAGGGGTACGGGTCGAACACCGACTGGATTGGTATCAGGGATGCGATCGGCGATGCCGGATCGAAGGCGGTCGTTCTTGGTGCCGGGGGGGCGGCCGCCGCAGCGGTGTACGCGCTGAGGTCTCTCTCGCTTGACATTACGGTGCTCAACCGTACGGTCAGCGCTGCCCGGGACCTTGCCGGGCGGTTCGGGTGCGAGTCCGGCCCCCTGGAGATGTTTGACAGGGTTTCACCCGATATCGTCATCAATGCAACACCGGTCGGCATGGATCCGGATACGAGGAGCCTGCTCCAACAGGGCCAGCTGAAACCATCCATGACTATCTTTGACCTGGTCTATACGCCGCCTGATACACCGCTGATCAGGATGGCTCGAAGTGCAAGGTGCCGGGTCATTCCCGGCACAGAACTGTTTGTCCGGCAGGCTGCGGCGCAATTCCGGCATTTCACCGGAATTTCTGCGCCCTTGGAACTGGTGAGGAGCATGATCCAATGA
- the aroA gene encoding 3-phosphoshikimate 1-carboxyvinyltransferase: MDVTLGKAEGIDIRVSAPASKSYTHRALITAALADGRSVIEQPLDAADTAITVNGLTRLGIRIDGNRERLVVHGCGGALGCRENTELWMGDSGTSCRLLTSVALLCGNPVIISGSPRLHERPIGGLVEPLNSMGGRIRYLGSPGFPPLLIEGELAGGVVSVENSVSSQYASSLLLAAPCARSPVELKLPPGGVSLAYLDVTVDVMASFGVHVQRRGYERFKVVPAPYRARKYRVEGDYSSASYFFAIAAACGGRVRVDNLIPESVQGDRGLLEALIEMGCTVSSRGSTITLESGGRLQGIERDMSASPDIVQTLCMVAATAESPSRFTGISHLEFKESDRIRAILHVIKTLGGEAYCEQGAITIRPVPLHGGVIAAGNDHRTAMSAAVLGLAVGGVTITGAECVSKSFPDFWKILHEVRLA, translated from the coding sequence ATGGACGTGACTCTTGGAAAGGCGGAAGGGATCGATATCAGGGTCAGCGCACCCGCCTCAAAGAGTTATACCCACCGGGCTCTCATCACCGCGGCACTGGCGGATGGGAGAAGCGTGATTGAACAGCCCCTCGATGCAGCCGATACAGCCATCACCGTCAATGGGCTGACCCGGCTCGGGATTCGGATCGATGGGAACAGGGAGCGATTGGTGGTGCATGGATGCGGTGGAGCGCTGGGCTGTCGCGAAAACACCGAGCTCTGGATGGGAGATTCAGGGACCAGTTGCCGGCTTCTAACCTCCGTTGCGCTCCTCTGCGGCAACCCGGTCATCATTTCCGGGAGCCCCCGTTTGCACGAACGTCCCATCGGCGGGCTTGTCGAGCCCCTCAACAGTATGGGAGGAAGGATCAGGTACCTTGGGTCTCCTGGCTTTCCTCCGTTACTTATCGAAGGGGAGCTGGCAGGAGGGGTGGTCAGCGTGGAGAACAGCGTGAGCAGCCAGTATGCATCATCACTCCTCCTTGCCGCCCCCTGTGCCCGTTCTCCGGTAGAACTGAAATTGCCTCCAGGGGGTGTGTCCCTGGCGTATCTCGATGTGACTGTAGATGTCATGGCTTCGTTCGGGGTCCATGTGCAGCGTCGCGGGTATGAACGCTTCAAGGTTGTCCCGGCACCGTACCGTGCACGGAAGTACCGTGTCGAAGGAGACTACTCATCGGCATCGTACTTCTTTGCCATCGCTGCAGCATGTGGCGGCAGGGTAAGGGTGGACAACCTTATCCCGGAATCTGTGCAGGGGGACCGTGGTCTTCTGGAGGCCCTTATCGAGATGGGGTGCACGGTCTCTTCACGTGGCAGTACCATAACGCTCGAGAGTGGTGGCCGTCTCCAGGGAATCGAGCGTGATATGTCCGCATCGCCCGACATCGTCCAGACGCTCTGCATGGTTGCCGCGACAGCCGAATCCCCGTCCCGGTTTACCGGGATCTCCCACCTTGAGTTCAAGGAGAGCGATCGCATCCGCGCGATTCTTCACGTCATTAAGACACTTGGCGGCGAAGCCTACTGTGAACAGGGCGCGATCACCATCAGGCCGGTCCCTCTCCATGGCGGGGTTATTGCCGCCGGAAACGATCACCGGACTGCCATGAGTGCTGCGGTGCTCGGCCTTGCGGTCGGGGGAGTCACCATCACCGGTGCCGAATGCGTCAGCAAGTCTTTTCCGGATTTCTGGAAAATACTCCATGAGGTCAGACTGGCATGA
- a CDS encoding ACT domain-containing protein — protein MTILALGPEGTFSHELAVRSFPPPIRLIPTIAGIFSLVEAGVSDGVVPIENSEAGGVGPTLDGLLQHEVFITAELFLPVHHHLVSKVSLDEIGVLYVHPQTHEQCSRFIDELGVPVIHTSSNAASAQAMTGSPKSGAIVSRMSADLHRLPIIREHVENNPSNTTRFVVISNRRGDERGCTKCSILVDPEQDRAGLLYELLGIFATRDINLTRIESRPSKRGMGRYIFFMDTDYTPAWEDALRALREKARFRELGCYRELEVPEWT, from the coding sequence ATGACGATCCTGGCCCTTGGTCCCGAGGGCACTTTCTCGCATGAGCTTGCGGTCCGGTCTTTTCCCCCCCCGATCAGGCTGATCCCAACCATTGCCGGGATTTTCTCCCTGGTTGAGGCAGGTGTCTCTGACGGTGTGGTGCCGATCGAGAACAGCGAGGCGGGCGGGGTTGGCCCGACGCTCGACGGGCTACTGCAGCACGAGGTCTTCATCACCGCTGAGCTGTTCCTGCCGGTCCACCACCACCTGGTATCAAAGGTCTCCCTGGATGAGATCGGGGTGCTCTATGTCCACCCGCAGACCCATGAGCAGTGCAGCAGGTTCATCGATGAACTGGGAGTTCCGGTCATCCACACCAGCAGCAACGCTGCCAGCGCCCAGGCGATGACCGGCTCACCGAAGTCCGGGGCCATCGTCTCACGGATGAGTGCCGATCTGCATCGCCTGCCCATTATAAGGGAGCATGTTGAAAACAACCCGTCCAATACCACCCGGTTCGTCGTGATTTCGAACCGGAGAGGGGATGAGCGGGGTTGCACGAAGTGCAGTATCCTTGTCGATCCCGAGCAGGATCGGGCCGGACTACTCTACGAGCTCCTTGGGATCTTTGCCACGCGGGATATCAACCTTACGAGAATTGAGTCACGCCCGTCCAAGCGGGGGATGGGCAGATATATTTTCTTCATGGACACCGATTACACTCCTGCCTGGGAGGATGCCCTTCGGGCGCTCCGCGAGAAGGCGCGGTTCCGGGAGCTGGGGTGCTATCGGGAACTGGAGGTACCGGAATGGACGTGA